Genomic window (Salvelinus namaycush isolate Seneca unplaced genomic scaffold, SaNama_1.0 Scaffold1627, whole genome shotgun sequence):
GTTTCAGATAGCCTTCcaccagcttcccacaataagttgggtgaattttagcccattcctcctgacagagctggtgtaactgagtcaggtttgtcggcctccttgctcacacacgctttttcagttctgtccacaaattttctaaaggattgaggccagggctttgtgatggccactccaataccttgactttgttgtccttaagccattttgccacaactttggaagtatgcttggggtcattgtccatttggaagacccatttgcgaccaagctttaacttcctgactgatgtgttgagatgttgcttcaatatatccacataaatttccatcctccatgatgccatctattttgtgaagtgcaccagtttgtgaagtttttcctccaaacataacgatggtcattatggccaaacagttctatttttgtttcaccagaccagaggacatttctccaaaaagaacgatcttagttgcaaaccgtagtctggcttttttatggcggttttggagctgtggcttcttccttgctgagcggcctttcaggttatgtcgatataggactcgtttttactgtggatatagatattttatgtacctgtttcctccagcatcttcacaaggtcttttgctgttgttctgggattgatttgcactttccacaccaaagtacgttattctctaggagacagaacgcgtctccttcctgagcagtatgacggctgcctggtcccatggtgtttatacttgtgtacgattgtttgtacagatgaacgtggtaccttcaggtgtttggaaattgctaccaaggatgaaccagacttgtggaggtctacaacttattttctgaggtcttggctgacttcttttgattttcccatgatgtcaagcaaagaggcactgagtttgaaggtaggccttgaaatacatccacaggtacacctccaattgacagaaatgatgtcaattagcctatcagaagcttctaaagccattacatcattttctggaatttaccaagctgtttaaaggcagtcaacttagtgtatgcaaacttctgacccactggatttgtgatacagtgaattataagtgaaataatcaatctgtaaacatttgttggaaaaattacttgtgtcatgcacaaagtagatgtcctaaccgaattgctaaaactatagtttgttaacaagaaatttgtggagtggttgaaaaatgagttttaatgactccaacctaagtgtatatatacatacacacaaacatacacacacacacacacgcacacgcacacgcacacatacacacacacacacacagtaccggtcaaaagtttgaacacacttactcattcatgGAATTTTCTTAATTTtcgctattttctacattgtacaataatagtgaagacatcaaaaccatgaaataacacatatggaatcgtgtagtaaccaaaaaaagtgttaaatcaaatctattttatttttgagattcttcaaagtagccactctttgccttgatgacagctttacacactctttgcattctctcaaccagcttcacctagaatgctttccaaaagtcttgaaggagtttccacatatgctgagcacttgttggctgctgcggtccaactcatcccaaaccatctcaattgggttgaggtcgggtgattgtggaggccaggtcatctgatgcagccctccatcactctccttcttggtcaaatagcccttacactgcctggaggtgttttgggtcattgtcctgttgaaaaacaaatgatagtcccactaagcgcaaaccagatgggatggcgtatcgctgcagaattctgtggtagccatactggttaagtatgccttgaattctaaatgaattacCAACAATGTCACCAAacaaacacccccacaccatcacacatcctcctccctgcttcacggtgggaaccacacatgcaaagatcatctgttcacctactctgcgtctcacaaaggcacggcagatagaaccaaaaatctcaaatttgtattcatcagaccaaaggacagatttccaccggtctaatgtgtttcttgacccaagcaagtctcttcttgttattggtgtcctttagtagtggtttctttgcagcaattcgaccatgaaggctgtcctctgaacagttgatgttgagatgtgtctgttacttgaactctcaatttctgaggtgcagttaactctaatgacttatcctctgcagcagaggtaactctgggtcttcctttcctgtggcggtcctcatagagagccagtttcctcatagcgcttgatggtttttgcgactgaaatTGAAGAAACGTTAAaggttcttgaaattttccggattgactgatcttcatgtcttaagtaatgatggactgttgtttctctttgtttatttgagctgttcttgccataatatagacttggtattTACCAaataggctatcttctgtataccacccctactgtacctgtataccacccctactgtacctgtataccacccctactgtacctgtataccacccctactgtcacaacacaactgattggctcaaacacattaagaaggaaaggaaattccacaaattaacttttaacaaggcacacctgttaattgaaatgcattccaggtgactacctcaatgaagctggttgagagaatgccaagagtgtgcaaagctgtcaaggcaaagggtggctactttgaagaatctaaaatccaaaataaattttgatttgtttgacactttattggttactacctgattccatatgtgttatttcatagttttgatatcttcactagtattctacaaagtagacaatagtaaaaaaataaagaaaaacccttgaatgagtaggtggtgtccaaacttttgactggtactgtatattatatatacacagtgcattcggaaagtatgcagaccccttccccctttacacattttgtttatgttacagcattattcttaAATGTATTACATAATTTttacacaataccctataatgacaaagcgaaaacaattttttttaaatgttttcaaaCGTAGAAAAAACAccttaccttatttacataagtattcagaccctttgctatgagactcgaaattgagctcaggtgcatcctgttttccatttatcatccttgagatgtttctacaacttcattggagtccacctgtggtaaattcaattgattggacatgatttggaaaagcacacacctgcctatataaggtcccacagttgacaatgaatgtcagagcaaaaaccaagccaagaggttgaaagaattgtccctagagctccgagacaggattgtgtcgaggcacagatctagggaaggtaccaaaaatttctgcagcattggccttggtcagggaggtgaccaagaacctgatgttcattctgaaagagctccagagttcctctgtggagatgggagaacattccagatgGAACtttccaatcaggcctttttttttttagagtggtcagacggaagccactcttcagtaaaaggcacatgacagcctgcctggagtttgccaaaaggcacctaaagactctcagaccatgagaaagaagtTTCCCGGAAGATAGAACTCGCCTGCAGGAAGGAAGGACTGACACTCAGGGCTGGAGAAACAGCTGGATTCAGGCATCAGACATGAAGCCAGTGatcgcatcccaaatggcaccctattccctatttagtacaatacttttgaccagggctcctGGTTAATAAGCAACCAAGTGCTGCTCACTGTCACACAGCCATCATCACTACTGTCACAAAGCCATTTCAGGTATCCATACTTCAGTCTTCCATACCAACCATactaagagagcgagagaaagagagcgagaaagtgtGTCTCatagtctcctctctctcacatctGCACATTTGCTCTGAAAACACTGGTTACGCATCATGCCTATTGTCGCATAACTGAACTCATTATTGGTGGGTGACTGACTACTACCGAGAAAGCTCTGATTCACAAACACAGCTACATTGGCACAGGGTTTAGTAAATAATCCATGCCAGCCCTCACTGAATAGGAGAGGCTGTCTGTCTGCCATGTGCATTCATTTGGAGAGTTCAACTGTTGGGAGCCATGAatcactcaattcaattcaattcaaggggctttattggcaagggagtagataatatacaaaagtgaaataaacaataaaaatgaacagtaaacattaaactcacaaaagttcaaaaaaaataaagaaactacAAATGTCGTATTATGtatatacacagtgttgtaacTATGTGCAAATGGTTAGAGTACAAAACGGAAAATaagtaaacataaatatgggttgtatttacaatggtgtttgttcttcaccggttgcccttttcttgtggcaacaggtcacagatCTTGCTGCTGTGTTCGCACagtgtggtatttcacccagtagatagggagtttatcaaaatcgtgtttgtttttgaattctttgtggatctgtgtaatctgagggaaatatgtgtctctaatatggtcatacatttggcaggaggttaggaagtgcagctcagtttccacctcattttgtgggcagtgagcacatagcctgtcttctcttgagagccaggtctgcctacggcggcctttctcaatagcaaggctatgctcactgaatctgtacatagtcaaagctttttaCTCTTAGAAAGAATGGTACTATCTACTTAAAAGGgttctccggctgtccccataggagatccctttttggttcaaggtagtaccctttttggttccaagtagagccttattgggttccatgtacaaccttttcccaaagggttatacctggaaccaaaaatggttatcctatggggaaagTAGAAGGacacttttggaacctttttctctaagagtgtatGTGAGTCCAATAAGAATGTAATGAATGACTGTAACTGTCTTGAACAACAATGGGTCCTGGAGAGGACTAGCCTACCTTCATCAGGGCAGAAGGCACCTCAACTTTATTTTCATTTGGTAACATTGCATAATTAAAAAGGATTATAAACGAACTTTGGGAAAAGTTATATTCCTAATGAACATTCTGTAAAAGTACATCTGATGTCAAATAGGGACTATTAACTAgcaagccagcagcataccaccctgcataccactgctggcttgcttctaaagctaagcagggttggtcctggtcagtccctggatgggagaccaggtgctgctggaagtggtgttggagggccagtaggaggcactctttcctctggtctaaacaaagatcccaatgccccagggcagtgattggggacactgctctgtgtagggtgccgtctttcggatgggacgttaaacgggtgtccctgactctctgaggtcattaaagatcccatggcacttatcgtaagagtaggggtgttaaccccggtgtcctggctaaattcccaatctggccctcaaccatcacggtcaccctaataatccccagtttacaattggctcattcatccccctcctctcccctgtaactattccccaggtcgttgctgcaaatgagaacgtgtttctcagtcaacttacctggtaaaataacggtaaaataaataaataaaaaaaaactagagccctttagctagctaggttggACATAAAAACAATGTATCAAATATCAATCAATTATGGTATCAAAGGCTTTAAAAAATTTATTAGAATGTAGCTTACCGGAGACAAATCACCAGGCGATGGGACTCCCGGTAGTTGGTATCCATCTGGGCGATCCTGGCTCCAACCATCTGGAGCAGGTGATCGAACTGGCTTCGGCCCAGACGGAAGTAACTTCGGAATTCCTCTCCAAACAGTCAAAGCTCTTGAatgagacggtggaactcccccTGCCTGCTTTCGGGACTTTAACCATCTCTGGACCCACACAGACCTGCACTTTCGCGGGGCTGGTCCCGGCCCAACAGCGCGATCAAGACCACCTTCCTcaacgttggtctcattgttgaaagagcctactctgcTATCTTGACtttattattgcatttcgctccaaaactgcattttggagggaaattatattataggctctcacaattaatttgtggatgtcatcaaataaataatatacttggcaaataaatgttttaaaataataaataattatgcaatcaaactgtttttattaTGTAATCCCACTTTTTTTTCTGGATATGTTTGCAACAAAAATTCTACATTCACATgttgctactttctgtcaagtctgcctctgcaacgcaatgctgcaaggcaaacgcagcgttccattggaaatgaatgtacttctggtgtatcaAAACGCAAAGacacagtcggtgtgttcgaagcgtgaGCTCCTCCATCCCCTGGTTGCCCATGGTGACGGAGCTGTCCATCCAACTTTCAGCCACCTGCACACACCATCCAAACACTATGGTTCAATAAAGCTGAGAAAAGATGAAGACAGTCAAAGAGAAACATTTTAATGTTATAGTTTCAAGattgatagctaacgttagccgacAACAAAAAGTGCAAGGAGCTGAGCTAAATTTAAGAgctacttcaaatcaaatcaaatcaaatgtatttatatagcccttcttatatcagctgatatctcaaagtgctgtacagaaacccagcctaaaaccccaaacagcaagcaatgcaggtgtagaagcaagtgCTGAGTGATGTTTATTACTGTTAGCCAACTGCCCGGTCGGCATGCCACTAAAACACAAATATAACGTTTGTATACCTATCAATTAttgatgtttttatttgttttgctAGTTGTCATTTTTGCCTTGTCTTGCTGATTACTTAACCTACTGTCAAGTAGTGACTCCAGTCCAATTAGTTGGCAACTAACACTGGTCCAGTCACCGCGCGCCCATGCCTGACCCAAACGTCCGTCCAGCAGGTTACACCGTGTTTATATATAGCCTATTGTTCGAAAAGTCAGTCCCTAAAAGTCAAAGAGATAATCGTGAAGATAACATTTCCTCCGGTGGACTTTAGTTCTGGTTCGAATCGGTTCTAAGCAACAATTCGATAACAGTTCGATTCATCTGACAGGCAGCTAACGTTAACGGGTCGTCACagtcataaaccccgcccatttctacaatttatcttcataaaatctgattttaaacctaaccttaatcaCACTACTAACCGTAtgcctaacactaaccttaaatgaaggttaaatgtTTTTCACAAATTTTTACGATACATTCATTTTGActgtgctatctagtggaaaACCAGCTAAagggtttctctctctgtaaatACGCAAAAATCTGCGCAGGAGTTTCCAAAGACAGTTTGCACGCCCATTTACTCCAAAGGAACAGATAGCTAATTATAATATTAGTTTGGCTTGACAGACAGAAAATATTCCCGCCTCAAATCCAGGGTTATAAATCACACCCTTCAATGCACCCAACTCGCAGAGATACTGTGAACATGCTGCAAGATTAATCTACTGTAAATAACACTGCTGCACTCTTcagcagtgagagagagtgtgtgagggactgCAGTCTAAAatcagaaggggggggggggggcatctgtGCAACATATTTGAGATAGTTAAAGTctgatagaaaataaaataatttcaAAAGCAACTGTAATCCTAAGAAAAACACTGCAGGGTTCATCATCAATAAACACCAGAGAGAAGTTTGAGAATAAAACATTCTTTACTTGATTGATAGTGTTAGCATAAACTACATCTGTACATGTTTCTATTTTCTATACAGTAAAGTATGAGATCATGATACTTGTTCACAAggtcttcctctcttctcctccttctcatcctcctctcctcatgcAACCTTCAGGTCCAGCACCGCAGGGTCCAGCTCCAGCCCTCCTCCACCCAGACCCACCAGGAGCACTGACACTAGGACGTCTAGAGAGGGAAGGTGGGACAGACAGAGGTGGAGGTTCGAGGAGATGACAGACATAATAATTTTTGCTGATTCATCAGACCTGAAGTGTCAAGTGACAAATTCCTGCAGGcaaataaaagtacatttgagaAAAAGTGTCAAACACAGACCGGTGTTTGGCAGGTGTGTGTGGATAGGCACGAAGTGATTGACTTGCAGACACATCTACCTTTGTTGTGGTGGAGCCCACCCCTAGCATGGCAAGGCCAGCCACCATGACCCTGTGGTGGGCACAACAGACCAAGCCCTTATCCACCGCCAGGGTGCCACCTGGTGTCTGTGAGGGCACAGGGGGAGGGGCAGAGGGCTTTCCTTCTGCTCTTCTTCTGAGTGGAGGCTGCTGGTCAATGTAAAAACACTATTAGCCACTGAACTCAGGCATTAAGTAATcaaaacacgtgtgtgtgtgtgtgtgtgtgtgtgtgtgtgtgtgtgtgtgcgtgcgtgcgtgcgtgcgtgcgtgcgtgcgtgcgtgcgtgcgtgcgtgcgtgcgtgcgagagtgagtgagtgagtgagtgagtgagatagtACCTGTGGTTATGGGGTCAGTGAGGCAGCTCTCTGACTGGACCAGTCCTTCATTAAACAGGAACACTAGTCTGCAGTAGAGATGACTAACCTCTCCTCTCACGTCCTCTACAGAGTACTGACCACTCAGAACACTGTTACCACGATTCACTACCTCCCTCCAACCTAGCTCACCTCCCATCGACAGGAACGGAACACATACAGGGAGAGGGACGGGGCCAGGGATGGAGAAAGGGGGAAAACAGTTGAAGGAATAAGGGGGAGACAatagagaaataaataaagataaaaaattGAATAATCACAAATTCCCTACCTGCTGATTGGCTGGCATCCCAGGGGGTTCCATCCCCATGGGAGAGAGCTCTGATTGGACAGACTACATGTCTGTATACTCCTGGTCCCTATGCATCGCCATGACAACCAGTCACCTGAAGTTAGCGCTAGCTGCTAGTTGGCCACGACCCTCAGCTGAGCCATACAGCCAATCAGACTCTCTGCCCTGAGGCACTGTGGGGTTGACACAGTGCCTCACACAACTCGTTCGGTGGGCCCTCCGTTGTAACGTGTTGCTAACGAAACTCCAAGGTGACTTGCAGAGTGGCAAGGACATCAATAAACCCTTCAACTTCGGAACACAGTCGTGACATGAATGAGGCAATTATGTTCCACGTTGAAATAATATAACGAGCATTAAATTCAAATTAACACATTCCCCATGTTGTGTAATAAGATATAAACCTCAGTAACCGTTAAACATTTAATTTGGGAGCGATTTTTGTTACGTGTCAAACCTCGAAATCAAACAAACAAATGCACTTTTTATATAGTTAGGCACGCGTCTATTCTTTTGTATTAAATTGCGCAAACTCTAAACATATCGTGGTACGTGTCGGGATAGCACTTCGCTCTAGAGCCTGCATGCGTGCTGGTTCAATGGAAGTGGCTATCAGAGGGTCAAATTTGCCCCTACACCATTGATCCTTTTCACTCCCTCAGTTTTGGGACACGTGCATGGCGGAGGCGCGCGTCAATGCGCAAATTGAGTGCTGAGGGGCAAGTGGGTGATTTCGGATTCAGACTTAGACTGTAGCCAAATAGTAATATCCATATATTTAGAGATTTTCACACTGGTGTGACATGTATGATAAGTCCAATGTCTCCTATGAAAATGGCAAAGTGATTGGCACGGGCATCTTGGCTCTAGTGGGCAGTCCTGTATGGTAAGAGGGTAGCGGGGGTCACCCGGTGGTGGCATGGCAGAGGGTCAACAAGGGGGTAGAGGTGGAGTCTGTGCTCATATTCAGCCTCTGTCTCAGCATGGCGTACGCCTGGTACTCTCTCACCACAGACAGCCACCGCAGGAAGCCTTACGGGGAGCCATCCTCCCCTTGGCACATCTCCGGGATGGGCATGGGTTCTCCGGATCATCCAGACAACGGAGCCTCAGAGTCCAGCCCACATACAGTTACATTTCAATCATTTTGAAAACGCTCTTTAACTTTAAAGCTTGAAATAATAAAGTGTTATCCCTCTCCTGTTTTGCTGAAAAGCTAAGGGATAAGTacctactctcaaattcatagacagagctatggatgcaaggactgaccatccatggtataaaatgtatagttttaaccatgttgaggctatacagtgtgtttacattgtttacaaacattggagtaaaacaagcttatattttggcttCTGATGGGGtaacaacagttgaactaagctcatgagacatttataagttatattcttcaagaataattttggtatatataattaatttataagtcaaaaaaatgtatgtagcaactaaaGATTGGAGCTTTAAAGtgactgtccagtgtttccagatttctatgaaatttGACCTATAATTACAATAcgagtgatttttttattttattaagtatgttaaaaagcagcttttctgtgttggaatggtatGGGTGTAAACCGGTTATTAAAAAATATTAACGCAAGTAGACTGCTGATTGCCCAGCTCATCCTCCTAAACAGTATGACATCATACTCTATGAGGAAATATCAAGCAATTTTGAAACAGTCTGTTTGAtatacaagtttgaggtggggatatttaagtgtttttttctacaatgtataatTTGACCACAAATAtgagtataggatgagtcaacaacattatttgggtatgagttaacagaatattaaccttttaaagtgtgattttcactggacagttactatCAGACACATATTACTAACAGACAACACTCCTGGAGTGCAACTCTATGCGCAGGGCTGCTGGCTTTGGTTAAAGCCCTGTTATAATCCCTGTCTAACAACTCCACATCCTCACACCCCCAGCCCACCTCAGCCAGCATCCTCCCCCAGTACTCTGTGGAGCTGAACTCCTCGGTAGTGCGAGTTAGAAGACTCATCTTCACTAGGTAGCAAGGTGTATCCTGGTGTATCTCTGGAGGCTACTTCAACAAACTAACATGTAAGGCAACTTTCAAATAGCTTTAAACAAGTTAGCTAAGATTCAGTCACTTGCAGGATATCATAACTGTTAACTTACTTGCAGTAAAATAAATGACGTAGTTACTGCGTTTTGACTTTGTAGGGCAGTGTACCTATTTTTTATCTTATTTTTtgtgctacattgatattgattactgcattgttgggtttggagcttgcaagaaaggcattttacTGTACCTGTGCACGTTACATAAACACTTTACATTTGAAACTATATTCTGACCTCAGTTATCCCTCTGAAGTGTGCATGGATAGCAATTGTTGTATCGTCATTTTGTCCAAAATATGCCGTTCTCTAAATATAAATGGTTGCATTTTAGCTTTCCGTCTTCCCGACATGGTATGTTCACCCGGACATTATTTCCAGCTGTACACAACAACATTCCGATTGGATAGTGCTGAATAGGCGGAGTTCCTGGCCTTACCCTGATTTGCTAGGATTCTTGGCAGTGGCCTGTCATTGGCTGATGCAGTGCCGGATGTCTTTGCGGTGCGGCGTGTTCTGGTCCGTTCGTGATTATCTTCCAGACATCAAGAGGCCTCAGCATGGCTATTCCAGCGGGGAGATCCGTTGTCTTCGTGACTGGAAACGCAAAGAAACTAGAAGAGGTGGGGAATGCTTCCGATCAATGCTTATTCCCTGTAGAAATGGCCCGGAATGAACATTGAAACGTTCCAAAGTGAGCTGTTTATTAGAGGCTCCAGCCGACTCCTGACAGAATGGAATGTCTGGCAGGGGTAAATGTGGTGGCCAAGTTTTAGATTACACCTGCTGAGTTCAAATGTTTTGATATATAATTCATCTAATTTTAGAGGCTACGTCAATAGGTTGTACACATTAACTGTATAACATGAACTGGGTTATTGGAGTCCTGCATGTTTAACAGTAAAGCACCATACCAGCAGGTGGCATCCAAGCCTtacaccagggatgggcaacgTTGATGGGGGTGGGTGCCACAAAATATCAGAACtccttattttatttaactaggaaagtcagttaagaacatattcttattttacaatgactgcctacaccggccaaaacctcccctaacccggacggcgctgggccaattgtgcgccgccctatgggacgcccgatcacggccagttgtgatataGCAGGATCGAACCAGTAGGAGCTGCAGTGGATTGCGggtctgcatacccacatccatGCCTTAGCCTTATCGGGGCCCTACGCAAAATGTTGTTGGGGGGGGGCACATCCCCAACTTGCGAGCAAAACATTAacatttcctgcaattgtacTCATTTCGTCATTGGGCGAAGAGAAAAAATGTGccgttttacagctaatttcctgcaattgtacacattttgctatAGGGTCGATataaatgtttgcagtttttaatatgatatctgagtgaaagtgactaacaaaatcaacgaGTCTGTAATCGACCATGATTACTTCAAGTATAAATAGCTGGacgctagactaatttaccaatctaaaaaattTTCACTGACATggactaattgagtgactgacataaaagaaaaactgctgatgcacaatcCATTTGTTttattgcaccttgtgtattctactatgcTAACTCtaaacagtaagttgagaccccagcTGGGTTCATAAAAAATCATCATCATtttgagggggtggggtggaatTGATCTGCGGGGGGCGGCAGCTGCCAGTTGCCGGTCCCTGCCTTACAAATAACGCTGCAGACCAACTCACAAGTTCATGTCATCATAAAAGACTGCTGTTCTTTGTCCAACCAGGTGATTCAGATCTTGGGGGACAAGTTTCCCTACAAACTAGTGTCCAAGAAGATTGACTGTGAGTTAACTTTCTCAATGGAATGACGAGATAGATGTATACCTAATCAATACATCTCTGTTATGTCTTCACATGGGACTAAATTACTGTCCATCTTTCTCAGTGCCTGAATACCAGGGGGAACCAGACGAGATCTCTATACAGAAGTGTAAGGAAGCAGCAAAACAGGTGTGTCATTGTGGACTGTTCTTTTCCATGTGCTGTTGTAATGAGGTCTGGATAAGAGATACGTGTATAAATGCTCATCTGACCTGGTTTGTCCGTGTCAATTCTCTCAGGTTGATGGACCAGTCATAGTGGAGGACACCTGTCTCTGTTTCAGAGCATTGGGAGGTCTACCAGGACCCTACATGTGAGTAGGCCTCTATAACCTCTCTGTAGAGCTTGTGGTCGGATTCTCTAATATGACAATtcatttattgaaaatgtatcgtttttttttgtgtgtgtgtagaaaatGGTTCCTGGATAAACTTAGGCCTGAAGGTAAATCATGTTTCATCTGTGAATGAATGAGTACTGTTACTTAAATGTAATGTTTGAGTGTGCAGTGGAGGCTTctgaggggaggaaggctcaTGATAATTGCTGGAACGGAgctaatggaatggtatcaaaccatgtgtttgatgtatttgataccattccgctccagctattaccacgagccagtcctccccaattaaggtgccgccAACTTCCTGGGTTTGAGTTTGTGTAACCGTCCCTCCCTCTATCCAGGTCTGTATAAGATGTTGGCTGGGTTTGAAGATAAGTCAGCCTGGGCTCTGTGTACCTTTGCCTTCTGTCCAGGGAAAGAGGAGCCAGTACAACTCTTCAGAGGGATAACTGAGGTCAGAATATAGTTTCAAATGTAAAGTGTTTATGTAACGTGCACAGGTACAgtaaaatg
Coding sequences:
- the LOC120037205 gene encoding inosine triphosphate pyrophosphatase; this encodes MAIPAGRSVVFVTGNAKKLEEVIQILGDKFPYKLVSKKIDLPEYQGEPDEISIQKCKEAAKQVDGPVIVEDTCLCFRALGGLPGPYIKWFLDKLRPEGLYKMLAGFEDKSAWALCTFAFCPGKEEPVQLFRGITEGHIVEPRGPRDFGWDPCFQPDGFDKTYAELPKEVKNTISHRYRALAAMCEHFSSQANDNGMPDTKKKKQND